The Chryseolinea soli genome contains a region encoding:
- a CDS encoding RagB/SusD family nutrient uptake outer membrane protein yields the protein MKNIRYKKALPIIILLAFFGCTSLDEQILDESLTGTGQAEVVSGSIAPVYGMMRQVWMHTVNFGLQEIASDEAILPYRGGTDWYDGGKYIAIHQHLATASNALVGDSWTAITLCLQRAVVALDRLKPEVDKGNTAAKDALNEMIAVKAYLNMLALDNWGVAFKKETADQQSVILRGQEAIDYIESDLLSVVDVMSNSNNPGRFTKDAVSALLARLYLNAAVYRDPYGTPAFKKEDMDKVIQYTTSIIGGAHTLAPEYFSLFNDDNHTNTELIFALDQRGVLETDQQRWAYWPISGALIPRPEFPNTRGTDAAAATPEFIKTWVDAYTPVDPAEADARFYQENTIIPDNLKDLTGVDPTNDADHYYCVTATKFEINRGFLRGVIWGPRKDKSGNILTCSDGTVKIYPVIKLNDADANKVYVNHTLNVDFTDQGSLHNTGYRFSKYQFSHTATNCCSYSSVDLVLLRLGEVYLMRAEAKLRNGDNTGALADVNTLRTSRNARPDQTPQALTSIDLPSLFRESGFELYWEGLRRNYQIRFGQYEGTWTGKTDADPHKRLFPIPQKAMDGASSQPGYLVQNPGY from the coding sequence ATGAAAAATATAAGATATAAGAAAGCACTACCGATCATTATTTTACTGGCATTCTTCGGTTGCACGTCGTTGGATGAACAAATTCTGGATGAGTCTCTCACCGGAACAGGCCAGGCAGAAGTTGTCAGCGGCTCGATCGCACCGGTTTATGGTATGATGCGTCAGGTATGGATGCACACGGTCAATTTTGGTCTTCAGGAGATCGCCTCCGACGAGGCCATCCTTCCTTACCGTGGCGGAACAGACTGGTATGACGGAGGCAAATACATAGCCATTCACCAACACCTGGCAACCGCCAGCAACGCCCTGGTTGGAGACTCCTGGACCGCTATCACATTATGTCTGCAGAGGGCAGTGGTGGCGCTAGACAGATTGAAGCCGGAAGTTGACAAAGGCAATACAGCCGCTAAGGATGCGCTCAACGAAATGATCGCCGTGAAAGCATACCTCAACATGTTGGCACTCGACAACTGGGGTGTTGCTTTCAAAAAAGAGACTGCCGATCAGCAATCCGTAATTCTCAGGGGACAAGAAGCAATCGACTATATCGAAAGTGATCTTTTGTCGGTAGTGGATGTGATGAGCAATTCCAACAACCCGGGAAGGTTTACGAAAGATGCCGTGAGCGCATTGCTGGCACGTTTGTATTTGAATGCTGCCGTTTATCGCGATCCCTACGGAACGCCTGCCTTTAAGAAGGAGGACATGGATAAAGTTATACAGTACACAACTAGTATCATCGGTGGGGCGCATACATTGGCCCCCGAGTACTTCTCACTGTTCAACGACGATAACCATACCAACACGGAATTGATCTTCGCACTCGACCAAAGAGGTGTACTCGAAACCGACCAGCAAAGATGGGCCTATTGGCCGATATCCGGTGCCCTGATCCCACGCCCCGAATTCCCGAACACCCGGGGAACCGATGCAGCGGCAGCTACCCCCGAATTTATTAAGACTTGGGTCGATGCCTATACTCCCGTGGATCCTGCCGAAGCAGATGCCCGCTTCTATCAGGAAAATACGATCATACCCGATAACCTTAAAGATCTGACCGGCGTTGACCCGACGAACGATGCGGACCATTACTATTGCGTAACGGCTACAAAGTTTGAAATCAACAGAGGGTTTCTTCGCGGTGTGATCTGGGGCCCCCGCAAAGACAAGAGCGGTAACATATTGACTTGCTCCGATGGAACGGTGAAGATCTACCCCGTGATCAAACTAAACGATGCCGACGCAAACAAGGTCTATGTCAACCACACGCTCAACGTTGATTTTACCGATCAGGGTAGTCTCCACAACACCGGATATAGATTTTCAAAGTATCAGTTCAGCCACACCGCCACCAACTGCTGTTCCTACAGCAGCGTTGATCTGGTCTTGCTGCGGTTGGGAGAGGTCTATTTGATGAGAGCCGAAGCGAAGTTGAGAAATGGCGACAATACCGGCGCACTGGCCGATGTCAACACCTTGAGAACTTCCAGAAACGCACGCCCCGACCAAACACCACAGGCTTTGACTTCTATTGATCTGCCCTCGTTGTTCCGCGAATCGGGATTTGAACTGTACTGGGAAGGTTTGAGAAGAAACTATCAAATCCGGTTCGGCCAATACGAAGGAACCTGGACCGGCAAAACCGACGCCGATCCACACAAAAGATTGTTCCCGATCCCTCAAAAAGCAATGGACGGTGCCTCTAGCCAACCAGGATATTTAGTACAAAATCCTGGATACTAG
- a CDS encoding SusC/RagA family TonB-linked outer membrane protein, protein MKNLYQMLRVGRQLPALGLKSFLAVGVLSFVTLQSQDVWAKGYMYQQGTVVSGNVKDEEGAAMPGVNILEKGTTNGTVSDANGDYRLNVLSPNAILVFSFVGAETKEVAVGEQTQISVSLTSSLSTLAELVVVGYGTQKKSDVTGAVSSLKSENFNQGVVTNPGQLLQGKVSGVNVTTTSGEPGAAQNVIIRGMGSFRSGTQPLYVIDGFLLDNSTQGLDTNPLNFLNPSDIESMDVLKDASAAAIYGARAANGVVVITTKRGKSGKTEMNASVSTGWSSLSNKIKVFSADEFRMQVPAEGGTLYDGGGNTDWQKELTQTGLSKKFDFNMSGATSEKFSYYASVGLQDQEGILKNSDLKRYSGKLNMNQKAINGRLNIDYNLTASHTENLRPSINSTISDMLSLNPTIPAYTNGSPTLLPTNALNPLQRNNLFSDKALNNRILASIAPSIELFNGLVYKLNLGVDYSSTNRDQQYKPFPAVVNENNVSQGTLSTSINSNTNKLVENTLNYNWHKSVHSLNVLAGHSYQSFLIENRTFAYSGFANNNIEPKYQDQTSSAVYPTTVTADATKNELQSFFGRVNYTYDEKYLFTATLRADGSSKFGANKKYGSFPSVALGWNIAKEDFMATSGIDNLKLRASWGKTGNQEIPAKLSQASYSEDRLITGAQSLNTYPLDPSATAIGGYPYGIVYTRLANPDLQWEASEQIDVGLDFAFFNNRLSGTVDYFNKQSSNILAKVTPPDPVSNSDVTWTNAKNMKIHNNGIELGLDYNGNAGSNFSYTIGGNVTYIKNKVTDSPYTVLTTGAAQGSGQTGATINGYINNQPIGAFYMFQFDGIGADGLNKFRDVSGNGSIGDNDRTVVGSAIPKFIYAYHLNFKYKNFDLGINFNGVAGNKIYNHTAMTLFTKAQLSKSNNTTDFAVQYPEESTTNANTVSTRYLESGSFLRLNNATLSYNLTSDKVGLSNIFRNARLSLTGQNLFVITNYTGFDPEINTGSAISEVQTFGIDYFTYPKARTFLISLNVTF, encoded by the coding sequence ATGAAAAATCTGTATCAAATGCTCCGTGTGGGGCGCCAACTGCCGGCATTGGGCTTAAAGTCCTTTTTGGCAGTGGGGGTATTGTCCTTTGTCACCCTACAGTCGCAAGACGTATGGGCGAAAGGTTACATGTATCAGCAAGGAACCGTAGTGTCTGGAAATGTAAAAGATGAAGAGGGCGCGGCGATGCCGGGAGTAAACATCCTGGAAAAAGGAACCACTAACGGAACCGTGAGCGACGCGAATGGTGACTACAGGCTCAATGTGTTGTCGCCCAATGCTATCCTGGTGTTTAGCTTTGTTGGGGCGGAAACAAAGGAAGTTGCCGTGGGAGAACAGACGCAAATTTCCGTGTCATTGACCTCAAGCTTGTCGACTTTAGCGGAGCTTGTGGTGGTGGGTTACGGTACGCAGAAAAAATCTGACGTCACGGGTGCAGTCTCTTCTTTAAAGAGCGAGAACTTTAACCAGGGGGTTGTCACCAATCCGGGGCAGCTTTTACAAGGAAAAGTTTCGGGCGTAAACGTCACCACGACGAGCGGTGAGCCCGGTGCTGCTCAAAATGTCATTATCCGTGGTATGGGAAGCTTCCGTTCCGGAACGCAGCCCCTCTACGTGATCGATGGCTTTTTGCTCGACAATTCCACACAAGGCCTCGACACCAACCCGCTAAACTTTCTTAACCCTTCCGATATTGAAAGCATGGACGTGCTGAAGGATGCCAGCGCTGCGGCCATATACGGTGCCAGAGCGGCAAACGGCGTGGTGGTAATTACGACGAAGAGAGGAAAATCCGGAAAAACGGAAATGAATGCTTCCGTGTCGACAGGCTGGTCCTCCCTATCCAATAAGATAAAGGTGTTCAGCGCCGACGAGTTTCGCATGCAAGTTCCGGCCGAGGGTGGAACGTTGTACGACGGTGGCGGAAATACCGACTGGCAAAAAGAATTAACGCAAACCGGCCTGTCCAAGAAGTTCGACTTTAATATGAGCGGAGCGACCAGCGAGAAGTTTTCCTACTATGCGTCTGTAGGCCTCCAGGATCAGGAAGGGATATTAAAGAATAGCGACCTGAAACGATATTCAGGCAAGCTGAACATGAATCAAAAGGCCATCAACGGCAGACTGAATATCGACTATAACCTGACGGCGTCTCACACCGAAAACTTACGCCCCAGCATCAATTCTACCATCAGCGACATGCTGAGTTTGAATCCTACCATTCCGGCCTACACCAACGGCAGCCCGACGCTATTGCCAACGAATGCGCTGAATCCTCTGCAAAGGAATAATCTTTTCAGCGACAAGGCCCTCAACAACCGCATTCTGGCGAGCATTGCACCGTCAATAGAATTATTTAACGGCCTGGTGTATAAGCTGAACCTGGGTGTTGACTACTCCTCTACAAACAGAGACCAGCAGTACAAGCCCTTTCCGGCTGTTGTAAATGAGAACAACGTTTCGCAGGGCACATTGTCCACGTCCATCAACTCAAACACCAACAAGCTCGTAGAGAATACGCTTAACTATAACTGGCACAAGAGCGTTCACAGCCTCAACGTGTTGGCGGGACATTCCTACCAAAGCTTTTTGATCGAAAATAGAACGTTTGCCTATTCCGGCTTCGCCAACAACAACATCGAACCGAAATACCAGGACCAAACCAGTTCAGCCGTATACCCGACAACGGTAACGGCCGATGCCACGAAGAACGAGTTGCAATCCTTCTTCGGAAGAGTGAACTACACCTACGACGAGAAATATTTGTTTACGGCCACCCTTCGTGCCGATGGGTCTTCCAAGTTTGGGGCTAACAAAAAATATGGCTCCTTCCCCTCCGTTGCCCTGGGATGGAACATCGCCAAAGAAGATTTTATGGCTACCTCGGGTATCGACAACCTGAAGCTTCGTGCAAGCTGGGGTAAAACCGGTAACCAGGAGATTCCTGCCAAGCTCAGTCAAGCCAGCTATTCGGAAGATCGCTTGATCACCGGTGCGCAAAGTCTGAACACGTATCCCTTGGATCCGAGCGCAACGGCCATCGGAGGTTACCCTTACGGCATTGTTTATACGCGTTTGGCGAACCCCGACCTGCAATGGGAAGCATCTGAACAAATCGATGTAGGCCTTGATTTCGCGTTCTTTAACAATAGGCTGAGTGGTACTGTAGATTATTTCAACAAGCAATCCTCTAACATATTGGCGAAAGTTACTCCGCCAGATCCCGTTTCGAATTCGGACGTCACCTGGACCAACGCCAAAAACATGAAGATCCATAACAATGGCATCGAGCTCGGGTTGGATTACAATGGTAATGCAGGCAGCAACTTCTCGTATACCATCGGTGGTAACGTTACCTACATTAAAAACAAGGTTACAGACTCGCCCTATACGGTGTTGACTACCGGAGCGGCCCAAGGTTCCGGACAAACCGGTGCCACCATCAACGGCTATATCAATAATCAGCCCATTGGCGCATTCTATATGTTCCAATTTGATGGCATTGGCGCCGACGGTCTTAACAAGTTCAGAGACGTGAGTGGCAATGGTTCAATTGGCGACAACGACCGCACCGTGGTCGGTAGTGCTATTCCGAAGTTCATCTATGCCTATCACCTGAACTTTAAATACAAGAATTTCGACCTGGGCATTAACTTCAATGGCGTGGCCGGAAACAAGATCTACAACCACACCGCCATGACCCTGTTCACCAAGGCGCAATTGTCTAAGTCCAACAACACAACGGATTTTGCTGTTCAGTACCCTGAAGAATCGACGACCAACGCCAATACCGTATCCACGCGATATTTGGAAAGTGGCTCTTTCCTGAGATTGAACAATGCAACGCTTTCCTACAACCTGACATCCGATAAAGTCGGACTGTCGAACATATTCCGGAACGCCCGTTTGTCGCTAACCGGTCAAAACCTGTTCGTCATCACCAATTATACCGGATTTGACCCTGAGATCAACACAGGATCGGCCATCAGCGAAGTTCAAACCTTCGGGATAGACTATTTTACCTATCCGAAAGCAAGAACATTTTTGATCAGCCTTAACGTGACATTCTAA
- a CDS encoding response regulator translates to MKTAVLIDDDKDDLDILQDVIESFIDAACFNFSYPSDALHFLSTRSEPVDFIFVDYNMPKMNGEEVLKEIRRRVSYNESIVAILSTSMDDSTMSRLVSNGANYAFPKAVTFRDFERNIHEVLKGRVRSIL, encoded by the coding sequence ATGAAAACGGCCGTACTGATCGATGACGATAAAGACGACTTGGACATACTACAGGACGTTATCGAGTCATTTATAGACGCTGCTTGTTTCAATTTTTCATATCCGTCAGATGCGCTCCACTTCCTCTCGACGCGAAGCGAACCCGTAGATTTTATTTTTGTGGATTACAATATGCCCAAGATGAACGGGGAGGAAGTATTGAAGGAGATCCGAAGGAGAGTTAGCTATAATGAATCGATCGTTGCCATCCTCTCCACCTCCATGGATGACAGCACCATGAGCAGGCTTGTTTCCAACGGCGCTAACTACGCCTTTCCAAAAGCAGTGACATTTCGAGACTTTGAACGGAACATCCACGAGGTTTTGAAAGGCCGCGTGAGATCAATCCTTTAG
- a CDS encoding YncE family protein, with amino-acid sequence MNLLKATSTALLMLSLASPTNAQIPWNIEIIKPEVIGREPGFSSSFSPINSPNYFQLGRVTVEQADGTRASLLKMLDYKTMKVTNLVVPMDKFPASHREVLAMKTVFNGDVLHYNGKVSTVKFDRRVNYKNTGEFACQYDHEKGQWSELVSLGKVDDLHFFYPMGADREENYYYYAITHRVDYASRTGEPTRYDLARFDLKTRKVDTLFTLDMPKREHYLHLDHTMISPDGRWLVLSEYGDKAWRRSYPKDAKDAQPVAYIIDTQKKKYKTCRIPDVPYGHVITPDSKYMILGSYETGEVVKIELETGKPVAQIKSTTTIFNFFLAPSGNYFLVDYDEEKCPRKVYDVRSATDLKLITSVMLDDLYSKPEMSRGLKAIMDGRLLISRTTDPKDTLNHATAVLIHRLPENIKPNEPGSSVAKRLERAETIANGKLYAGKNGIELNPPQYDMGNATSVTITSDKNVIVTGSRWLDDETSEEVITKLTRSGEKIWEVKLPTVKQAISSSGMHILTPDGGCVVYFMYYHHPKSYGIGRLALVNGNGKVIYDTQFNYLPNPNATYMTKGMELMQGGPVKIYGEIYPTPNGTSLPWTGTVSPEGKLVKSDY; translated from the coding sequence ATGAATCTTCTGAAGGCCACATCCACTGCACTCTTAATGCTATCGCTGGCATCGCCCACCAACGCCCAGATCCCCTGGAACATCGAGATCATTAAGCCCGAAGTGATCGGAAGGGAGCCCGGTTTCTCGTCCAGCTTTTCGCCCATCAACAGTCCGAATTACTTTCAACTGGGACGGGTAACGGTGGAACAAGCGGATGGCACGCGGGCCAGCTTGCTGAAAATGCTGGATTACAAAACGATGAAGGTGACGAACCTGGTCGTGCCGATGGACAAGTTCCCGGCGAGCCACAGGGAAGTGCTGGCCATGAAAACGGTCTTTAACGGTGACGTGCTCCATTACAACGGGAAAGTTTCAACCGTGAAGTTTGACCGGCGGGTGAACTACAAGAATACGGGCGAGTTTGCTTGTCAGTATGATCACGAAAAAGGACAGTGGTCTGAGTTGGTGTCGCTGGGGAAGGTGGACGATCTCCACTTTTTCTATCCGATGGGCGCTGACCGGGAAGAAAATTACTACTACTACGCCATCACACACCGGGTGGATTACGCTTCACGAACGGGCGAGCCAACGCGCTATGACCTGGCCAGGTTCGACCTGAAGACGCGGAAAGTGGATACGCTGTTCACCCTGGACATGCCAAAACGGGAGCATTACCTCCACCTCGATCACACCATGATCAGTCCGGACGGACGCTGGCTCGTGCTCAGTGAATACGGCGACAAGGCCTGGAGGAGATCATATCCTAAAGACGCTAAGGATGCCCAGCCGGTGGCATACATCATTGATACGCAGAAAAAGAAATACAAGACCTGCCGGATCCCGGATGTACCCTACGGCCACGTGATCACACCTGACTCGAAGTACATGATCCTGGGGAGCTACGAAACCGGGGAAGTGGTGAAGATCGAACTGGAAACGGGCAAACCTGTGGCGCAAATCAAATCAACCACCACCATCTTCAATTTCTTCCTGGCCCCATCGGGTAACTACTTCCTGGTGGATTATGATGAAGAGAAATGTCCAAGAAAGGTGTATGATGTGCGCAGTGCCACCGACCTGAAACTGATCACGTCCGTCATGTTGGACGATCTGTACAGCAAGCCGGAAATGTCGCGCGGACTGAAAGCCATCATGGACGGCCGCCTGCTGATCTCGCGGACAACCGATCCAAAAGATACGCTGAACCACGCCACGGCCGTGCTCATTCACCGCCTGCCGGAAAACATCAAGCCCAATGAACCCGGAAGCTCCGTGGCCAAGCGGCTTGAACGGGCCGAAACCATTGCGAATGGTAAACTGTACGCCGGCAAAAACGGCATCGAACTCAATCCGCCGCAATACGACATGGGCAATGCTACTTCCGTAACCATCACGTCCGACAAAAACGTGATCGTCACCGGCAGCCGCTGGCTTGATGACGAAACCTCGGAGGAAGTGATCACAAAATTGACGCGCAGCGGTGAGAAGATCTGGGAAGTAAAGCTCCCCACCGTTAAACAAGCCATCAGTTCATCGGGCATGCACATCCTTACACCAGACGGTGGTTGTGTGGTCTATTTCATGTACTACCATCACCCCAAGTCATACGGCATCGGCAGGCTGGCCCTGGTCAACGGGAACGGAAAGGTGATCTACGATACGCAGTTCAATTATCTGCCCAATCCGAATGCCACCTACATGACCAAAGGCATGGAACTGATGCAAGGCGGCCCGGTGAAAATCTACGGCGAGATCTATCCGACGCCCAATGGTACAAGCCTTCCCTGGACTGGTACCGTGAGCCCGGAAGGGAAGTTGGTGAAGTCGGACTATTGA
- a CDS encoding helix-turn-helix domain-containing protein — MATRSVSNVPESITKDLKLKGFKIHALPETADLSAANGRHAVVQGRRDFYKMGLVTGDMTLYYGDRLLEIKDTVLFFVNPNIPHSVVRHSKKRKGYACLFTEAFIASRERTEILQNSPLFRSDGTPVIQLDKDQAAFMTGLFQKMLSVYSSNYRHKDELLKNCLALIIHEALRIQPPQNGRQHKNAATRIAWLFMELLERQFPIDNTEQPLRLRTAQDFAGSLSVHPNYLNRSVKDVTGKPTSVHIAERITAEAKALLLYTDWSVADIAHGLGFEYPTYFNNYFKRVTGVTPQSLRKRKV; from the coding sequence ATGGCAACACGAAGCGTATCCAACGTTCCAGAATCCATTACAAAGGATCTGAAGCTGAAAGGTTTTAAGATACACGCATTACCGGAAACTGCAGATCTATCCGCTGCGAATGGCCGGCACGCGGTCGTTCAGGGAAGGCGCGATTTTTATAAAATGGGTTTGGTAACCGGTGACATGACTCTTTATTATGGTGATAGGTTGTTAGAAATAAAGGATACCGTTCTGTTTTTTGTCAATCCCAATATACCTCATTCTGTTGTGCGTCATTCCAAAAAAAGAAAAGGCTATGCCTGTCTTTTTACCGAAGCATTTATTGCCAGCAGGGAGCGAACCGAGATCTTGCAAAATTCCCCGTTATTCAGGTCTGATGGAACACCCGTCATTCAGCTGGACAAAGACCAGGCTGCCTTCATGACCGGACTTTTTCAAAAAATGCTCTCCGTATACAGCAGCAATTATCGTCATAAGGACGAATTGCTCAAGAACTGTTTAGCCCTCATCATTCACGAAGCCTTAAGAATTCAGCCGCCACAAAACGGACGGCAACACAAGAACGCGGCCACCAGAATTGCCTGGTTGTTTATGGAATTACTAGAAAGGCAATTCCCCATCGATAACACAGAACAGCCGCTCAGGCTCAGGACGGCACAGGACTTTGCCGGGAGCCTTTCGGTCCATCCAAACTACCTTAACCGCTCCGTAAAGGATGTTACCGGCAAACCCACCTCTGTACATATAGCAGAACGTATCACCGCAGAAGCGAAAGCCCTTTTACTCTATACAGATTGGAGTGTGGCCGACATTGCCCATGGCCTGGGGTTTGAATATCCAACCTATTTCAACAACTACTTTAAACGGGTAACCGGTGTTACTCCCCAATCGCTCCGGAAACGAAAAGTTTGA
- a CDS encoding NAD-dependent epimerase/dehydratase family protein — translation MRVLVTGATGKVGSRFVSRILAKGHDVRILVRDAVKASALVELGAKVVIGDLNSPDTLPPAVKDIDAVIHIAAFFRSFTDNEGIIKTNHAGTVALAQASIAAGVKRFIFTSTGNVYRPDNQRPSKEDDSLDMNDPRAYSSSKIAAENELLALHKRTGLDVRVLRLGFVYGDRDPHIEEIIPVLKKWKRHSGYRMHMVHHLDVAQALTILLHTDGLNGEIFNVADDAPISLYELVDSFGLAGDTFDPTEGPLAKPFEGIMDISKLRSMTNFRPLVPSYYVARDLDIL, via the coding sequence ATGAGAGTTTTAGTAACAGGCGCCACCGGAAAAGTAGGCAGCAGATTTGTTTCACGCATTTTAGCGAAAGGCCATGACGTTCGCATCTTAGTGCGCGATGCTGTAAAAGCATCGGCATTGGTTGAACTCGGCGCCAAGGTTGTTATCGGGGATTTAAATAGCCCGGATACTTTACCTCCCGCTGTAAAAGATATTGACGCGGTGATCCATATCGCTGCATTCTTCCGAAGCTTTACCGACAACGAAGGGATTATAAAGACAAATCACGCAGGCACCGTAGCGCTTGCCCAGGCATCCATTGCTGCAGGCGTCAAAAGATTTATTTTCACGAGTACCGGCAATGTCTATCGCCCGGACAACCAACGGCCTTCAAAGGAAGACGATTCGCTTGACATGAATGACCCCAGGGCATACTCGTCCAGCAAAATTGCAGCAGAGAATGAACTCCTGGCGCTTCATAAAAGAACAGGCCTTGACGTACGGGTACTGCGTCTAGGTTTTGTTTATGGTGATAGAGATCCTCACATCGAAGAGATCATACCTGTATTGAAAAAATGGAAACGTCACTCCGGGTATAGAATGCACATGGTACATCATTTAGATGTTGCCCAGGCGTTGACGATACTGCTTCATACCGACGGGCTAAATGGTGAAATATTTAATGTGGCAGATGATGCACCGATTAGCTTATATGAACTTGTTGATTCTTTTGGGCTAGCCGGTGATACTTTCGATCCTACAGAAGGGCCATTGGCTAAGCCTTTTGAAGGGATCATGGACATTTCAAAACTTAGAAGCATGACCAATTTCAGACCACTGGTGCCGAGTTACTATGTAGCACGTGATCTGGATATTTTGTAG